Below is a window of Poecile atricapillus isolate bPoeAtr1 chromosome 2, bPoeAtr1.hap1, whole genome shotgun sequence DNA.
tctgtgttatttagTAACAGAGAAACTTGAAGCCAGAGAATGATCACTTTGTTGCAGCTTGGATTTATTTCactttaagaaaaaatttaaacagcACAACTGCGCGCAGTTAAACTTTGGTAACCTTACAAAAAAGATCGGTCCTGGAACACGGCATGCCATTAGCCAAGGCTGCCTGGGGAGCCGACACGCTCCGTGTCACAGGCGAGGCGCTGCTGCGGGCAGTGCGCACGGCCGCGGGGCAAAGGCCGAGCCCCGGcggctgcccaggggctgcGCTCCGCCCAGGGACCCCTTCACAGGGACCCCTGGCAGGAACCTCCCCCAGGTATTTCACACCCGTCCCCCCAGCCAAGCGGCTCCGACCCCCGCCCCAGCGGCACCAGAGCCCGGCGGGATCACACGGACAGAGGGGCCCGACGCGGCGGGACAGGGGAGGCGCAGGAGGGCGCGGCACGGCTCGGTACCTGCCGGGGGAGCGCCTCCGCTCCGCGCCCCGCCACCGCTGCCCGGGGAAGGGGAGGCAGAAGCAGCGCTCAGGGCTCTGGCGCTGCCTCCGGCAGCTGCGGGACACGGGCTCCTCCAGAGCCCTCCGCAGCCCCGGCTCCTTCTCCCCAGCGCGGCGCGCAGCATCCCCGCCACTCGAGACAGCAGCGAGCGCTCTCTCGCTCGGCGCAGGCGCCGCCGCCCCTGCCCCTCCCGCCCCGGGACAGCCCTGGAGCGCCCGGGACGGGGCGCGCAGGCGCAGAGCCGGCCCCGGCTGCCCGCGGCGTTCCCCGCTCCGGGACCgtgctcctctcctgccctcGCTCCATAAAGCAGGGAGGCGTCCTGCCTGCCGGTGTTTGCGGCGGGAATCCCGCTGGTTGGTGGCTGGAAATTTGTACTTCCAGTTCGGCGTGCAGACTGTGACATACAACATTGCCAAGGTGGAACAGAAGTAGAAACCGCCCCCCAAAGGCACCGCTCCGAAGGGTTTTCCGCACTTACCGAGGCAGGCAGCCGCATTGGGTGCCAGTGCATCCGCCCAGCGGCACGAGGGAGATCCTTCACCTCAGCTCGCCGTCACTGAAGGCGCAGTATCACTTACACTGTGAGCTGTGCCTTCAGCTGGGGGTAGTTATGGAAGGGTTAGCTTGAGCTGACCTTTGAGCAACTCTTCCCTGAACGATGTACCCTCAGACTATTTATAGTCTCTGTTAGGACAGGGCAGAAGGCTTGTTACAGGAACAGCATGGTGTCTTCTTGCCTCTCCAATAGGATAAAAAAGCCTGCACAGAGGTTCGCCTCTTATTTCTAAGAAATATGTGAAGAAAAGGCAACTGCTGTATCTCACAAGCAGCCGAAACTTCTGGCCGCTTGAAAAAGGAGCACGATGAATAGCACAGGCTTAAGACATGCCACATGTCAGTCTGCCTAAATGCTGAGGAAGAACATAGAGAAAATCTACATGACAGGTTTGTTGACTGGACACGCTGTGTGCAATCAAAAGTTTTACACGGATGCTCAAAGATCTGTCGACAAGAAGAAATTAATCAGCACAGTTACCCCAGTATAACTCAACATGTGCATGACGATATGTATTTCTCATTCGTGTGGTGTGAAAAGGGTTTAAATTAAACTGTGCTTTTTTTGGAATGAGACAGGTCAGATGATTTGGTAACTTAAATTGATAAACTGTCTTAGGTAGACATGTGTGCACAGTAAAAACAGATAGTCTTCCAGACTAAAGGAGTATCAAAAATTTAGATGAGAAGGTTTCTCTTTCtattttagaatttaaaagatACTGCCTCATTTTTCATAGAGAGATTGTATAACACTGGGGAGGTGAGCTccctgtgaaaataaaattagttgtcattgaacaaaaacaaactaaaatacTGTTAAAGGCAAAGAAAAGCAAGACTGGTATATAGAGCATAAAAACTTTCTGCTTATTTTAATAGGTAACTTTTGTTCACTGCTGTTCTGAAAGccctttttaattttcctatgtTGCAATGTCCTAAAATCGAGTAGTGCTTTgctgacagaaataaataataatttttttaaaaaaatccttactATTTTTTACAGAGCTGTTGAGGATTTGCACTATTATGTACCTGGGAACAGAGCAGGAATGGTAATAAACAACACTGTTAAATTGACTTTGTGCTAAATATTAAGTTCTCCAACAAAATAGCATTTTGCTATGGGTTTGTATGAGTAAGTCACTGCCTGAGCTACCACTCACTTAATTGCTGACGTTTCAAACTGATTTTGAGGAAAACCCTTTCCATTAAAGTCCTCTTTAAATGTCACTCTGTGTTTTCAGTCGGGACTGCCGTAACACGCAGCATTTGCAGCCTCAGACATTGAGACTCCAGAACAAAGGCGCACAATAAGTATATCTGAAGTGACACGAAATATGAGGTGAACACTCGCTTTGCTTCACAGGAGTTCATTTCGTTGATTTTTAGCAGCTGTAGAACCGCGGGCATTCGCTGACAGCCACGCCGAGCCCACAAACCCCGTGAGCCCCATCGTCTGAGTTGCCGGGAATCCTCTGAGGCTCCTACTCCGGATTATTCCCCCTCAGTTGAAAGCGCGCAGAATCCCTGGGGCTCGGCGCGCCAGGTCTCTGTCTGAGGCTGCCGGGCCCTCTCTCCCGCCTCCCGCTTCCAggcgggatgggatgggatgggatggacgGCGCCTCGCCCTCCCCGCCGCGGAACGTTTAGAGGCCGGAACCTGCCGCCCGCCTGGCGGGGAAGAGGCGGGGGAAGAGAAAAGAGCGGACGCGGCGCCGCCGCCATTGCACAGGTTCCGCTCCGGCCGCCATTCCCGGCCTGTCCCGGCCATGTACCGGCCGGGATTCCGCGCGCCGACACCTCCCTACGCGGGCGGCGGCTTCCGGAGCCCTCCCTCCGGCGGAGGGCCCCTGCCGCCCTCTCCGCGGGGCTACGGGAGCCCCCACCACACGCCGCCCTACGGCCACCGGCCCGGGCCCTACGGCAGCGGCCTCTCGCCCCGAGGCCCCGGGTTCCACGGGCGCTTCGGGAGCCCCTCGCCCGGGGCGCAGACCCCGCGCAGGCCGCAGAGCGTCAGTCCCCGGTACCCGGCTCCGTACGGCGGCGCGTCCCCGGCCGGAGCGCCTCTGCACCCGCCGCCGCAGCACAAGCGCTCGCCCGGCGGCTTCCAGAGGCACTTCCAGGTATGGGGCAAGGCGgagagggacacggggatggagggaaggaaggcgggagggagctgctgcttccaggcGGGGCCCGTAGCCCGCTGGGGGACGGCACGGCGAGGGCTTGTGCCAGCGCAGCATCCACGGCCAACAGGATTTTCAGGGGAGAGCGAGGCTTGAACAGCACTGGGCAACATCAGCTTTTCCCCCGCCCATTCCCCCGCAGTagagaggagggacagagcacaggcagctgtgagatggggaaagggaagagagatTCAGGCCTGGCGCGTTGTGAAGACACAAAGGGGCAgcggttttttttttcatattttgtcGTATGAAGGTCGAGAATTAAGTCCCGGCCTAAACGGCAGCAAACACCTCTTTGTCCTGTACGTGCCTCCCTCTGATCAGTTTTCTTTAGTGCAGTGGTGAAGCGCGGTGTGCTTTTACTTTGCCCGTGTTGTCCTCCATCGTGGGAGCTGCCCTGTCCACACCCTTTCCAGACTCGGAGTTTTCAGGGACACGGACAGAGAGCAGGAGTGCTCTGTTAAAGAGAATTAAGCTGAGGCTCCTTTAAGCAGAAATGAGAGCGTCTGTTGTAATAACAGACTCTCATTTTAAAGTCTTTACTTTGCACTGAAAGCTTCTGTTTGTATAGTTTTCCTGAAAGCCATCAACAACAGGTTCTGTGAGTTAAGctgtttttcagctgtgttAGTTGTAGCATGTGGCAGTGCACACAGGGATGGCAGTTCTCAGGATAACAGCTTTATGCATATAACTGGTTTTATGCAATATTAGAGAAACCTTAAAAGTGTAACAAATGATACGTGCAGTACAATGATACATTTTTTTGTGCTCTTATTGATACTTGAAGGATTAAAATATGATAATGAAGTCACATCTTAGTAGAGATGAGTAAAATCTTAATGTGCCTGCACTGCGTTGTCACGTGTCCATTGAAGGCTagtattgtttttttcttatgatGCAGTTAAGTCAGAAATCTCACAGTTGGTGGAAGGGGATCATAAAATTTACACATTTTCTTCAGCACAACAGCAGAGGCTCTCCTGGTGTGGAAGCCAACAGATTC
It encodes the following:
- the MPLKIP gene encoding M-phase-specific PLK1-interacting protein, giving the protein MGWDGRRLALPAAERLEAGTCRPPGGEEAGEEKRADAAPPPLHRFRSGRHSRPVPAMYRPGFRAPTPPYAGGGFRSPPSGGGPLPPSPRGYGSPHHTPPYGHRPGPYGSGLSPRGPGFHGRFGSPSPGAQTPRRPQSVSPRYPAPYGGASPAGAPLHPPPQHKRSPGGFQRHFQGSPRTSTPFGTTHGREKRVSNDVENYYRPSMLEDPWAGLEPVSVTDINQQYSSEQTTCTGKKGRYFS